A window of Rhododendron vialii isolate Sample 1 chromosome 11a, ASM3025357v1 contains these coding sequences:
- the LOC131307491 gene encoding uncharacterized protein LOC131307491 isoform X2: MVSLATALGLCSKFPFPNPQSKEKMALRQLISFNRTAFSSTPSHLVPGFANFSSKSTPYIVKVGIPEFLNGVGKGVETHVEKLESEIGDIQKLLVTRTLKLKKLGIPCKHRKLILKFAHKYRVGLWRPQAQPVKS; the protein is encoded by the exons ATGGTTTCTTTAGCAACTGCCCTGGGTTTATGCTCCAAATTCCCTTTCCCAAACCCTCAAAGCAAAGAGAAAATGGCGTTGAGGCAACTGATATCCTTCAACAGAACAGCATTCTCATCAACTCCTTCGCACCTGGTTCCTGGGTTTGCAAACTTTTCTTCCAAATCGACTCCTTACATAG TGAAGGTGGGAATACCGGAGTTTCTCAACGGCGTGGGAAAAGGGGTAGAAACCCATGTGGAAAAGCTTGAATCAGAAATCGGTGACATCCAGAAGCTGCTTGTTACCCGTACTTTGAAGCTCAAGAAACTCGGCATCCCCTGCAAACAC AGGAAGCTGATATTGAAGTTTGCTCATAAGTACAGGGTGGGACTTTGGAGGCCTCAAGCTCAGCCTGTGAAATCATGA
- the LOC131307491 gene encoding uncharacterized protein LOC131307491 isoform X1, which produces MVSLATALGLCSKFPFPNPQSKEKMALRQLISFNRTAFSSTPSHLVPGFANFSSKSTPYIVKVGIPEFLNGVGKGVETHVEKLESEIGDIQKLLVTRTLKLKKLGIPCKHVLIFSLSFWFIFPLDGEKGESLFLGEIW; this is translated from the exons ATGGTTTCTTTAGCAACTGCCCTGGGTTTATGCTCCAAATTCCCTTTCCCAAACCCTCAAAGCAAAGAGAAAATGGCGTTGAGGCAACTGATATCCTTCAACAGAACAGCATTCTCATCAACTCCTTCGCACCTGGTTCCTGGGTTTGCAAACTTTTCTTCCAAATCGACTCCTTACATAG TGAAGGTGGGAATACCGGAGTTTCTCAACGGCGTGGGAAAAGGGGTAGAAACCCATGTGGAAAAGCTTGAATCAGAAATCGGTGACATCCAGAAGCTGCTTGTTACCCGTACTTTGAAGCTCAAGAAACTCGGCATCCCCTGCAAACACGTACTGattttttccctctccttttGGTTCATCTTtcctttggatggtgagaaaggggaGTCCTTGTTTTtgggtgagatttggtga